The Bacteroidales bacterium DNA window ATCATATATAGGAACGATATTCTACACCACTTATTGTAAAAATTTTCATTTCTGTTTTTAAAAGTATCCGTATTATTCCTTGATACACTTACGGACAATGGTCTGGTTACCTGTAGTGATGCGTAACAAATAAACACCTGAAGGATGATCTGCCATATTCATTATCCATTCATTTCCGGAAGATATCGTCATTTTTTGACGTAATTTTCCAGTCATATCAAATAATTCCAGGACTACAGGATGTCTGGGTGAAGCCGTCGAAAAGCCGCTGACATATAATATATCACGGGTAGGATTGGGGTATACCTTGGCGGAAACGTCGGGAACATCCTGAACATGTGTGATCCCTCCGGTAACCTCTATGGATTTCAGGACAGGTGTTGCGGCAAGGAATTTTTTGTCGCCTTTCTGATAAGCTCCGATAGTCATTATTCCTCCGAACCGGTCAAAAATTAATTGGTTGTCTTGTATTTTTGCCTGTCCCGAAACAATATAATAGGAGACAGGTAATCCGGAAGAACTTGAAGCATCCAGATCCAGCTTAACAGACCCGGCTGATATATCTATTGTTTCCTGAAGGTTAAATGTAATAATTTGTGACTCTCTCCTGATACCGGGAACATACAGAGTCTCCGATACAAGACTTTCACATCCGTTGACATTGATCGATACCCGGTATTCTCCGGGACTTGTAATGGTGTATTCATTTGTTGTTACGGTATTTTTGCCATTCCAGGTATATCTTGCTCCGGGAGAAACAGAACTGGTGGTTACTTTCAATGGAAAAACCGTTTCATCATATTTATCCTGGTCTTCTATCCGTATTCCCGGTGTTAAATTTTTCAGGACATCGCACCTGCTTCCTGTTGATTGTGCCCTATATGTGAGATAAACATATTTTTCCCTTACCCACTGGGTGAATTTACGGACTTCTCCGTCGTAGGTATGCGGATAAGGTCTTTTTTCTCTCCAGACAGAATCGCCTAAAATAGGCCATTTTTGAAAATTCCTGTCAATAGCCCCGAAGCAGTTCAATTCCCTGGAAACATCAGTAACATGCTCAATGGATTTTTCTATAATTCTATCTATATCAGCGAGTTTTTGCATCACCAGTTTCTGAAAACTTTCGTCTTCCCATAGCCGCTTGAACCATGGAGAATTTTGTTGTAATTCCTGACTATCGGTGTATGTTTTGTATGCCACATCATAATCCCATACCGGACCGATCTTTAATTTTTCTCCCTGTCCCTGCTGTTTGTAGAAGAAGACACTGGAGAGATAATAACAATGGTCCCAATCATTGGCCATTTCACTAACGATATACCAGTCGACAAATGATTCGACGTCTATATATTTTCTATATCCGATGATCGGGTCGGCAAAATTATCCGAATACAGGGCATCTTCAAATCTGGTAATAAAATCCCTCATATAGGCCGTTTGTACAGGAGAACGATCTTCATCCTTGGGATACTTAAATGCAAAATACAGATAATCGGTGGCCGGAGTATCGTAATAATATCTTTTTTCATATTGACGGGAAGAGGTAAAGTATTGTGCACCCTCACTTTCTAATCTTTGCGGATAATCAAGTTCAATAATGTATCCTCCGGTGAGACTATTTCCGGCAGTACCG harbors:
- a CDS encoding CotH kinase family protein; this translates as MRVSISLFVLFLSISLFAQQGVPELHIYLSDGAFITDISKEEKINGTMVIKNANGSNFQSEHLYNGIIAIRGRGNSSWNNSPKKSYSIDLTDASGKKIKSPLLGMPTEEDWILNANYFDKTMLRNYYSYYFAREIGMDWASKGWFVELYVNNEYQGVYLLCENIKRSESRVNVKKAGTAGNSLTGGYIIELDYPQRLESEGAQYFTSSRQYEKRYYYDTPATDYLYFAFKYPKDEDRSPVQTAYMRDFITRFEDALYSDNFADPIIGYRKYIDVESFVDWYIVSEMANDWDHCYYLSSVFFYKQQGQGEKLKIGPVWDYDVAYKTYTDSQELQQNSPWFKRLWEDESFQKLVMQKLADIDRIIEKSIEHVTDVSRELNCFGAIDRNFQKWPILGDSVWREKRPYPHTYDGEVRKFTQWVREKYVYLTYRAQSTGSRCDVLKNLTPGIRIEDQDKYDETVFPLKVTTSSVSPGARYTWNGKNTVTTNEYTITSPGEYRVSINVNGCESLVSETLYVPGIRRESQIITFNLQETIDISAGSVKLDLDASSSSGLPVSYYIVSGQAKIQDNQLIFDRFGGIMTIGAYQKGDKKFLAATPVLKSIEVTGGITHVQDVPDVSAKVYPNPTRDILYVSGFSTASPRHPVVLELFDMTGKLRQKMTISSGNEWIMNMADHPSGVYLLRITTGNQTIVRKCIKE